The region CGGCCGACGAGCACCCCTTCGTCCGCGACCTGGTCCGCGACCTCGGCGCGGCGGGCATCCCGCTCCGCTCCGTCGTGGCCTGATCCACCGCACAATCACCCTGCACCCTGCACCCTGCACCCTGCACCCTGCACCCTGCACCCTGCACCCTGCACCCTGCACCGGGCGGCCGGCCTCCGGCCGCCCGGTCCCCCGGAAGCACGGAAGCCGGAAGCACCGAAGCCGGAAGTATCGAGCCGGAAGTATCGAGCCGGAAGTATCGAGCCCGACCATCGAAAGGACCCCCATGACATCGCCTCGTACCCGCCGGGCGGCGCGGTTCGGCGGCGCGGCGCTCGCGGCCGCGCTGCTCACCGCGACCCAGGCGACCGCCTCCCTCGCGGCGCCCGGAAACCCCGGGGAGCCGCGCTACTCCGCCGGCGCCCCCTCGCTCGGCGACCCGTACTTCCCCGACCAGGGCAACGGCGGGTTCGACGTGCGGCACTACGACGTCACCTTCGCGTACGACCCCGCCACCAAGATCTTGGACGCCACGACGGTGATCACCGCGGTCGCCACCCAGGATCTCGATCAGTTCGACCTCGACTTCCGCGGCCCGGAGATCACGTCTCTCAAGGTCGGCAAGCACCCGGCCGAGTTCCGCCGGGACGGGCAGGAGCTCGTGATCACCCCGCGGCCGAAGCTCAAGACCGGGGAGACCTTCACCGTCACGGTGGCGTACAAGGGGACGCCGCCCGTCATCACCGACCCGGACGATTCGATCGAGGGCTGGGTGCCGACGGACGACGGCGTGTTCGTGCCGGGCGAGCCGCAGGGCGCCCCGGCCTGGCTGCCGTCCAACGACAGCCCGAAGGACAAGGCCACGTTCACCTTCCGCGCGACGGTCCCCGAAGGGGTCACGGTCGTCGGCAACGGCCGCTTGACGTCGAAGACGACCAAGAACGCGAAGACCACGTTCGTCTGGGAGTCGGCCGAGCCGATGGCGACCTACCTCGCCACTGTGACCCTGGGG is a window of Microbispora sp. NBC_01189 DNA encoding:
- a CDS encoding M1 family metallopeptidase — encoded protein: MTSPRTRRAARFGGAALAAALLTATQATASLAAPGNPGEPRYSAGAPSLGDPYFPDQGNGGFDVRHYDVTFAYDPATKILDATTVITAVATQDLDQFDLDFRGPEITSLKVGKHPAEFRRDGQELVITPRPKLKTGETFTVTVAYKGTPPVITDPDDSIEGWVPTDDGVFVPGEPQGAPAWLPSNDSPKDKATFTFRATVPEGVTVVGNGRLTSKTTKNAKTTFVWESAEPMATYLATVTLGNFVVSETTTPSGIPVYTAVDPRLVTQSANAVARIPDILEYFSSVFGPYPFNTAGAIIDRAPNVGYALESQTKPIFSSAPSVGTMAHELAHQWYGDSVSLGRWSDIWLNEGFATYATWLWTEHSGGATAQQTFNGSSNYGRAATSSFWQVVTADPGPEDMFGNVPYNRGAMTLHALRGKIGDTAFFRLVRDWATEHRYGTVSTADFVKAAEKVSGMDLKTFFDVWLHQKGKPTAW